A section of the Zygosaccharomyces rouxii strain CBS732 chromosome B complete sequence genome encodes:
- the PRP9 gene encoding SF3a splicing factor complex subunit PRP9 (similar to uniprot|P19736 Saccharomyces cerevisiae YDL030W PRP9 Subunit of the SF3a splicing factor complex required for spliceosome assembly): protein MTTLETRRQLLEGLEIIEDAISQRFGRNPELYYSNITKQVLIDGGIELPSTTAMAVNRIYKSKRTKRSRKQLVTQQHEINLFLSQALDKQKELSGVNGTVDVEDYRDEEINFDKFREAVDQINSKYEDQEGLALDINENIVNHEMFSATFSKSTILSESARDLDLNQIFTRDEQYGDLLDLEKFHSQWLNVIKRADCSYLQFFDVLQKFLDPSEYLLSPPMDRKNERYGQFLIELFQYVEQFFAKVYVLVNSTILSQRMESDFEEYLRMPIYKSNHGLYCVACGKWFKTPTVFQSHLTGKHHRNNRDKRFTKLQAEYKLHRYLKILQGQLERTRGFVERKMAFTTEERMEEMSRLARIYEGPDYAPDEKEIEEKEDSVDTPSEKKMNGGIELPLGLDGLPIPLWLYKLQGLDVTYSCEICGNQTYRGRRMFERHFTEPTHLFHLKCLGIEASDAFRSITSIEEAQNLWKRISGNNTTSSRDIEVEDEEGNVMTQQVYEELKKQGLV from the coding sequence AGATGGCGGCATCGAACTGCCTTCAACTACTGCAATGGCAGTCAATAGGATCTACAAGAGTAAAAGAACTAAGAGAAGTCGAAAGCAGTTAGTTACTCAACAACATGAGATTAATCTGTTCCTTTCACAAGCTCTTGATAAACAGAAAGAATTAAGTGGTGTAAATGGGACCGTTGATGTGGAGGACTATAGAGacgaagaaattaattttgataaattcaGAGAAGCAGTGGATCAAATAAATTCTAAATATGAAGATCAAGAGGGACTGGCACTAGATATCAACGAAAATATTGTCAATCATGAGATGTTTTCCGCCACTTTCTCCAAGTCGACTATTCTTTCTGAAAGCGCAAGAGATCTAGATTTGAATCAGATATTTACGAGAGATGAGCAATATGGTGATCTCCTGGACctggaaaaatttcataGTCAGTGGTTAAATGTGATTAAAAGAGCAGATTGCTCATACTTACAGTTCTTTGAtgttttacaaaaatttcttgatccttCTGAATATTTGTTGTCACCACCTATGGatagaaaaaatgaaaggtATGGACAGTTTTTAATAGAATTATTTCAATatgtggaacaatttttcgCCAAAGTTTACGTATTGGTTAATTCCACCATTTTATCCCAGAGGATGGAAtcagattttgaagaatacTTGAGGATGCCAATATATAAATCTAATCATGGGCTGTACTGTGTAGCGTGCGGGAAATGGTTCAAGACTCCGACGGTTTTCCAAAGTCATTTAACTGGTAAGCATCACAGAAACAATCGAGATAAAAGATTCACCAAACTGCAGGCTGAATACAAGCTTCATCGAtatttaaagattttacaagGACAGTTGGAACGCACCAGAGGTTTTGTGGAGCGTAAGATGGCTTTCACCACAGAGGAGAGAATGGAGGAAATGTCCAGGCTAGCTAGAATATACGAGGGACCAGATTATGCTcctgatgaaaaagaaattgaagaaaaagaagattcgGTGGATACCCCAtcagaaaaaaagatgaatggTGGTATAGAACTCCCTCTTGGGTTAGATGGATTACCTATTCCTCTATGGCTTTATAAATTACAAGGGTTGGATGTTACTTACTCGTGTGAAATTTGTGGTAATCAAACTTACAGAGGTCGTCGCATGTTTGAAAGACACTTTACTGAACCAACACACTTATTCCATCTAAAATGTTTGGGTATTGAAGCTTCAGATGCATTTAGATCTATTACAAGTATTGAGGAAGCCCAGAATTTGTGGAAACGTATATCTGGCAACAATACTACGAGTTCTCGTGATATTGAGgtagaggatgaagaagggAATGTTATGACACAGCAAGTTTACGAAGAGTTGAAGAAACAAGGTCTAGTATAG